Proteins co-encoded in one Apodemus sylvaticus chromosome 6, mApoSyl1.1, whole genome shotgun sequence genomic window:
- the Ferd3l gene encoding fer3-like protein yields the protein MATYPESCLDATVLNFVADLSLASPRHPLLCEFPPGVPFGDQTLGFREGRPRRLSQFDESYQEVEAGEVDYEDPEEEEEEAEGRGRVASLLGRPKRKRVITYAQRQAANIRERKRMFNLNEAFDQLRRKVPTFAYEKRLSRIETLRLAIVYISFMTELLQSKEENEAS from the coding sequence ATGGCTACCTATCCAGAGAGCTGCTTGGATGCCACCGTGCTGAACTTCGTAGCAGATCTCTCCCTGGCCTCTCCCAGACATCCTCTTCTCTGCGAGTTCCCACCTGGGGTCCCTTTTGGGGACCAAACCCTGGGGTTCAGAGAGGGAAGACCTAGGAGGCTGTCTCAGTTTGATGAAAGTTATCAGGAAGTAGAGGCGGGCGAAGTGGACTATGAGGACCccgaagaagaggaagaggaggcagaggggcgCGGCAGAGTAGCATCCTTGCTGGGCCGCCCCAAAAGGAAAAGAGTCATCACTTATGCCCAGCGCCAGGCCGCCAACATTCGCGAGAGGAAGAGGATGTTCAACCTCAACGAGGCCTTCGACCAGCTGCGCAGGAAGGTGCCCACCTTCGCTTATGAGAAGAGGCTGTCCAGGATCGAGACCCTCCGCTTGGCCATCGTCTACATTTCCTTCATGACAGAGCTCCTGCAGAGCAAGGAGGAAAACGAGGCCAGctga